DNA sequence from the Leishmania panamensis strain MHOM/PA/94/PSC-1 chromosome 17 sequence genome:
CCCTCGTTATCAAGAGGGAGCAGAGGTCAACAAGTTAGTACGTTGATGGATAAAGGAttttgcttcttctgctgttggGCACCAATGGTGAAGATCGCTATAGTGCGCTTGGGCGGTACCCGTACTCTGACAGCCAACAGTGGCAATGATGACCCTCACCAGAGTCAACAGAGAGTCAACCAGttagagggagagaggtggggggaggggggagagtcGTGTTTGGCTACTGTTGCgcgtcctccccccccccccgctcgaGACACCACCGACGAGCACACGCAGATGCCTCTCACACCGCTtacagaagctgcagcagagcagcagaagaacaCATTCGCTTCTTCTTTACCTCCTCTCTCAGGTCTCTCTCTTGAGCGCTACTCACtcgcctccccacccacgcTGCAACAGCTGTATGaagcctctctcgctctctctctccctctttgtgcCATTTCTCTCTAGAGATGCACTAGCAGGAGCAGAGAGCAAAAATAAGAAGGGCGACAGGCAAAGGATGCggcaagaagaaggggagaagaagggggcgaagcagagagagggagtgagagaggtctgggggagggggggaatgTGTACAACTGCAAGCGCTCACggaggggcacacacacacacacacatccgcGCAGTTATGTGCCCCCCTCAATCACGCGGCTCTCACTGCTGTCGCTTAGtccgcctttttcttttctcgctGCTTTTTACTTACTTATGGAGGCCCCGCTCCGAGCCGcacgtgctgccgccgtcaccaccaccatcactgccTCCTCAAGCCACGACTGGCGAGGTGGCCTCCATCCCCTTCGCCCCCACGGTGGCATCTCGGGTAAAGGCAAAGCCCGGCAGCACGCCATAGAAGGCCTCGCAAGATGCGATATTTGAGGCATTGTGGTACACACCATCGTTGGTCAAGATGGTCCCCACCGCAACGGCGCACCCGCCGCCCCACTCTCGTGCTCTTGCGTCGCGCCCCTTAGCCACCTCGTCCGCCGGCACCCGTAAGATGAGCCTGTACACGTTCGTCCGCATCATCACATCCGCGTCTGTGAGAGGTGGCATGTACTCACTGCACCGGCACACAGGGCAACCGTTGTTCTCATTCACCTCGCCATCCACAATAGTGGGCTTGTAGTGGTAATGCGAACCGATGCACTCAACGTGGAAGCTGTGGCCGCACAGGgtgcgcagcaccggcagcggactgcgcagcagctggagacAAATGGGGCACACGTCCGCCTCATCGATCAGGTGGTTACCCGCTACGCCAGTCGCAACCCCCTGCCGACTTGCCcccgcgacagcagcggcagtatCGCCGCACCCGCCTGTCCCCGAGAAGAGGTTGCTGATATTGGTGACGGTGCAACGCCGCTTCCAGTCGTGTGGGGGCACAGGCAGACTCGCGTGCACGTCGGTGGTGAGCTCCGTCTCCTCGTCAAGCAGCGGGCACGCAGCGCTTAGCTCGGCCAGTTGATCCACGGGAAGGACCCAGCCGACAGGCATCACACTGTAAGGTGAGACCCCCATGACTACCTCCACCGTCATGTCACCCTCGCTCTCGGTGCAGGCAAACGCGTGCACGGAGTGAACCCTCACCTTAGAGAGGCGCCCGAATGCAAACGAAGCACGCAGATGCGGATTGGGGTGCACcgcgcgcagcagtcgcatcTCGCTGCTCTTGTAATAGTAGTAACTGCATGCAACACATACATCGTACCCGATACAGCCCTCGTActccagcaccacctcgCTGCGCACACCGCTGTCGAGCACGGCTTGGAAGCTAACACGGCGCTCTGTCACGCAACACATGTCGCACTGCACCCCACCAAGGGAAAAGATGATCGGGTtgctgagctgcaggcgaaACGCGTTTGTGGGGTTGATAAGCACCGTCAGCTCACCTCCGCGAGGGTCGTAGGTCGGCGATGCCCAATGCTTCACAATTGCTTTCTCTGCTGCACGCAACGCATGCTGATCATGGCCACCCTTGTCATCCCCCCTAACGACCGGCATCTCcgtgagcggcagctgcatcagCTCCGTGATCAGGTCTGACTCTTTCCGCGACAGATAGGGTGCCAGACGGCAGAAGCCATCGTTGAAGGTGCGACGCTCCGGCTGTTCAatgcacggcagcagcgcatccacaCCCTTCCCTGGAACGGTGCCCGCCACCAAGCGTGCAAGACGAGTGCTGCAGGGCGCCAGGCTCCGCACAAACTCGGTTGCCATCGTGATGGCCTCCTCATCACTAGTTTGTGGACCGAGAAActgcctctgctgtggcGCCTTGGCGCTGCTCGGGTCGAGTGCCGTCTCACTGCCCCCATCTTCgttgtcgtcgctgctgtcatGAAGGAAGCTGCTCTCGTCAGCCATAATGCTTTCCAAGTTTATCGTGGAGGGCGGGGACCGCGTCGCGGTTAAGTTGCCAATGCCGTCCTCACCCTGAGTTCGTGCGCGACGTACCATTACGGTCGGCGCCTCAGGTGGCGCCGTCATGAGGGTCACGAGATGCCCGTTTGCTTCCCCCCGCCACTTACTGAGAAACTGCTCGAGCTGCTCCTTCCGGTCCACCTCCCACTGCTCCCGCAAGTTCAGCGGGTAGCGGGGCCACGTCAGCACACCGCGGCAGATGCGTACCACctcggccgccgcctgcttGACCTGCGCCGCCGACACAGAGCCTTGGATAACAACGGACGCATagcacgagaagaagaagttGTGGATGCTGTCGCGTAAACGAAAAGCGTTGTCCGGCAGCCTCACACATATACTccgcttcgcctctctcgaTATGTAAAaaccctccacctcctccccatcctcctcctcctcgtcgtcgtcattgcTGCTTTCCATAGCATTCACCTCTCCTTCGTTGGCGGAAGTGGTGGCGCCGTCCTCATGCGaggccactgccgccacttTGCAACTGCTGAGGGAAGCGCACGAGAAGGCCCGCGaagcagcgtcagcgagcTGCACCGCGGCACCCTCTGCGGTCTCACGGGAAGCGCGGTTGCGCAGGTACTGGGAGCGCTGCTCCACTCGCttgcgccgcaccgccatgTAGTAAATTAATGTGTGCACTGCGTGAAAATAGTCCTCCACCTGTTCTCCGAACAGCTTCGCCCCTAAACAGATCAACTGACGCAACCACTCGCTGGGATCCTGGTCGTACAGCTCGAGCTGCcgcactcgctctctcttctcgacaTCATCATCCGTCGACGACGAAGACAACGATGTCGTTGTGTCTGACGCCGACGAGGCGTTGTGAACGTCATCGTCGCCCCATGAATCAGGGAGCCCTCCGTGTCGCTTTTCCGAACTTTCTccccggtgctgccgccgctcatGCGCTTTGGCAGGTGTCCTTGATCCATCACAAGAAGCGACCTcggaccgcagcagcgggtgtCCGCTATGCAGCGACACAGGCGACACAAAGCCGCTGCCGTTACGGAGTCGACCACGACTCGCGGAAAGATGGGCGGCGGGGTCCTCTGGTAATGCGAGCGCAATGGATTGAGTCGCTCGGTCGTGATGGGCCAcctgagcggcggcggcggcggacgACTGGGCCGCGTGGGTGAAGAactgcgatggcggcgcggcaACCTCATCCACGGCGGAAACGGCGTCGGTGTTCCCTGTGGTCCCTTCGCCTGCCTCCGTGTGACGACTCCACTCGGTACCCCTCCCATCGTCGCTGTCACTGTCATCCTCGGACGACTCGCTCTCTGAGATGAGAATGTCGATCACTTTGCCCAAACGACGTCGGCTCTGGCGCTCAAAGCGCTGCTCCTGTTCGAGGTGGCTGTCGTCTGGGAGCCACGCCAGCACCGCTCGCGCAGCCCGGAGCGCCTTGATGAGCTCGTCGCCTGTGTACGAAATCTCGCCCACAGCATCTCGGAACGCATCGGCGAAGCTCATTggcggcaaaggaaaaggcgggaaaagagtgaaaaacaaacaaacgaaaatGATAGGAGCaccaaagaggagggggcgcacGTTTGGTGTGTTGGACGTGACGGCCTTGtcgggtgggggggggggagagggaggcgaggaTGATACTGACGCAAAGAGGGAGCAACCGATTagggagtggggaggagtCCTGTAGAGACCAGTGATGAGAGCTTCAGGAGGGAAGCACAGCGAAACGAATGCGCCAAAGAAGCGAGGCGAGGTATATGTCGCTCGGTGCTTGTGCGCGCACGCAAAGCTTTTCAAATGTTGCGTGTGAATTCAGAATTTGAAAATGGAAAGGGGGAATGgcgcaccgacacacacgcacacgccgatTCATCAAAGAAAATGGCAAACCAAACAACGGGCAAACAAAATGAAAAAACGCCGAAGTTGAGATGCGATGAGCGGAGACGCGCTGATCACGACCACAACCCCCCCACACCGCTAACAACGCGAGCAGAAAAATGGACAGCCTCTGAGGTAGAGGAGGGTGAAAGAGTACAGGTCACtttgagggagaggggggatgagCAAGACACACAAGCGAATGCGCTCAGTGCTGTTATTCTGAATTCAGAAATGCTGAAAGGAAACAGAAGAGTGGATATGCGTGAATGAAGTCACTGTcggagaaagagcgagcgagtcCAGTGATGTATTACACTCTAGTCGAGGTAGGCAAATAAACAAGAGAAAACCACCACTGGCGGCGGGGTGGAAGATGAAAAATCGGGAAAGGGCGAAGAGAATCAGTGTAATCGTCGAGCACTAATAGAGAGAAGGATGACAGGCTTAGCTTCACCTCCCATCCATGCATGTACAGAACACGTACACAGGCGTATCAAcggtgctgtgtgtgtgggggggtgtaGGGGGGGTGTAAAGGTGCAACTTCAGCTTTGGTGGCAGTACTGAGAGGaacagtggtggtggaagtAGCTGAGCTGGGACTCTTGCCTGTCACGCTGTTGCTTGTTGCTCACTTATGACTCGCTTTGCTGCGCAGAGGCGCGGCCGACGGTAACCTTTCGCTATTGTGTTGTTTTCTGTTGTAGTtcggggtgggggggtgtAGGGGTGAATCCAgcgaacaacaaaaaaagggaagggcAAACAGCGCGTCTGTTTTTCTCCGCTGCCTTCGCTCCACTTCCTCTCGTCACTTTCTTCTCGCCTTGGATGTTGTGggagggcgggaggggggaagtcCCTGgctgtgcgcctgcgcgtaCGTGCGAGTCCAGCGTGTATCTGTGGGAAGCGAGTCAGCTCTGCCACAAGCTAGCAGAGGCCACACACAGAACAGTTGACGAAAGAAATGAGGCTGAccaaaaagaaagaaaaggagagacgCAGCGAACTCCACATGAGGACGAGCAGgtaggcagagagagagagacagacacacaacgCGC
Encoded proteins:
- a CDS encoding hypothetical protein (TriTrypDB/GeneDB-style sysID: LpmP.17.0360) — translated: MSFADAFRDAVGEISYTGDELIKALRAARAVLAWLPDDSHLEQEQRFERQSRRRLGKVIDILISESESSEDDSDSDDGRGTEWSRHTEAGEGTTGNTDAVSAVDEVAAPPSQFFTHAAQSSAAAAAQVAHHDRATQSIALALPEDPAAHLSASRGRLRNGSGFVSPVSLHSGHPLLRSEVASCDGSRTPAKAHERRQHRGESSEKRHGGLPDSWGDDDVHNASSASDTTTSLSSSSTDDDVEKRERVRQLELYDQDPSEWLRQLICLGAKLFGEQVEDYFHAVHTLIYYMAVRRKRVEQRSQYLRNRASRETAEGAAVQLADAASRAFSCASLSSCKVAAVASHEDGATTSANEGEVNAMESSNDDDEEEEDGEEVEGFYISREAKRSICVRLPDNAFRLRDSIHNFFFSCYASVVIQGSVSAAQVKQAAAEVVRICRGVLTWPRYPLNLREQWEVDRKEQLEQFLSKWRGEANGHLVTLMTAPPEAPTVMVRRARTQGEDGIGNLTATRSPPSTINLESIMADESSFLHDSSDDNEDGGSETALDPSSAKAPQQRQFLGPQTSDEEAITMATEFVRSLAPCSTRLARLVAGTVPGKGVDALLPCIEQPERRTFNDGFCRLAPYLSRKESDLITELMQLPLTEMPVVRGDDKGGHDQHALRAAEKAIVKHWASPTYDPRGGELTVLINPTNAFRLQLSNPIIFSLGGVQCDMCCVTERRVSFQAVLDSGVRSEVVLEYEGCIGYDVCVACSYYYYKSSEMRLLRAVHPNPHLRASFAFGRLSKVRVHSVHAFACTESEGDMTVEVVMGVSPYSVMPVGWVLPVDQLAELSAACPLLDEETELTTDVHASLPVPPHDWKRRCTVTNISNLFSGTGGCGDTAAAVAGASRQGVATGVAGNHLIDEADVCPICLQLLRSPLPVLRTLCGHSFHVECIGSHYHYKPTIVDGEVNENNGCPVCRCSEYMPPLTDADVMMRTNVYRLILRVPADEVAKGRDARAREWGGGCAVAVGTILTNDGVYHNASNIASCEAFYGVLPGFAFTRDATVGAKGMEATSPVVA